Proteins co-encoded in one Candidatus Bathyarchaeia archaeon genomic window:
- a CDS encoding GIY-YIG nuclease family protein has product MLRISFLRYPIALLRHNHAVRIVDGYGWEDDPPDTDSITRSRTKLGQLRIWRFPRSSLGQINGKDFAGELTHPGLYVLTVEGEPKAYVGESSDLRKRLRDHTQKDPKELPKPWTDIAVIGDGRSYYQSIFTDTTLRLYLEKATISHLKEGGILQPVNKQEDPPKMTASVETIATQLDNELIFVLSKLGIARQISKKQVPTDEINEDNVKTLLTKRNLAVSKVSRDQWVVDKETYFRRPGSKPRKSEKGWHFSLRTKPREALFSGKGGLIISRGRGYLIPAQDLKNWLGGKLWPIEPGKEAIDLYADLVNEKLWNVSDFKTLDLNKYRLS; this is encoded by the coding sequence ATGCTCAGGATTTCATTCTTAAGATACCCAATCGCCTTGTTACGCCACAACCATGCCGTCCGCATTGTGGACGGCTACGGCTGGGAAGACGACCCTCCCGATACCGATAGCATAACAAGGTCAAGGACAAAGCTCGGCCAACTGCGGATTTGGCGATTCCCACGTTCTTCGTTGGGCCAAATCAACGGTAAGGACTTCGCTGGCGAACTGACCCACCCCGGACTCTACGTCCTGACTGTCGAAGGCGAGCCAAAGGCATATGTCGGAGAATCAAGCGACCTGAGGAAACGCCTTCGAGACCACACTCAGAAAGACCCCAAGGAATTGCCGAAGCCTTGGACTGATATTGCCGTCATCGGCGATGGGCGGAGCTACTACCAGTCTATCTTTACTGACACAACTTTGCGATTATATCTGGAAAAAGCGACTATCAGTCATTTGAAGGAAGGCGGAATCCTCCAACCAGTAAACAAGCAGGAAGACCCACCGAAGATGACTGCCTCTGTCGAGACTATCGCGACTCAACTCGACAACGAACTAATCTTCGTTCTCTCGAAACTTGGAATCGCTCGCCAAATTTCTAAGAAGCAAGTTCCGACCGATGAGATTAACGAAGACAACGTCAAGACCCTCCTCACAAAGAGGAACCTCGCAGTCTCCAAGGTCAGTCGAGACCAATGGGTGGTCGACAAGGAGACCTACTTCAGAAGGCCAGGCAGTAAACCCCGCAAATCAGAGAAAGGATGGCACTTCTCCCTCAGGACGAAACCGAGAGAGGCCCTCTTTTCTGGTAAGGGTGGTCTGATTATCTCAAGAGGTAGAGGCTATCTGATTCCAGCTCAAGACCTGAAAAATTGGTTAGGTGGTAAGTTGTGGCCTATTGAGCCAGGCAAGGAGGCAATCGACCTTTACGCCGACTTGGTAAATGAGAAGCTCTGGAATGTATCTGATTTCAAAACACTCGACCTCAACAAGTATCGTCTAAGCTGA
- a CDS encoding recombinase family protein, translating to MIEQIAQEEELASPIAFAYLRVSTRKQDEDNQRLQITRYAKEHGIEVVDWFVDKDVSGVKVPPLQREGFRDLYETLEGMLGDGNAPTHVVVYEISRLGRNLWEILEIIKQLEEKCPIVSTSPKEAFLQVEDRSMRSLLILILAWAAEREAAMTKQRTMEGLATAREKSRHSGTIPLGYRIDHNAKDCLRLGHDPHSCQVHGVLQLDDNGRAALDMIRNFKKAKPRNLRKLLPELTSRQAWALLSNVRKFGEGGQKKEEAATMGR from the coding sequence GTGATCGAGCAGATCGCACAGGAGGAGGAGCTCGCGAGTCCGATTGCTTTTGCCTACCTCCGAGTGTCGACGAGGAAGCAGGACGAAGACAACCAACGGCTACAGATCACGAGGTATGCGAAGGAGCATGGGATCGAAGTCGTCGATTGGTTCGTCGACAAGGACGTCTCCGGAGTGAAGGTGCCTCCCCTGCAGAGGGAAGGATTCAGGGATCTCTACGAAACACTTGAAGGCATGCTCGGGGACGGAAATGCCCCGACTCATGTTGTGGTCTACGAGATCTCGAGGCTCGGTCGCAACCTGTGGGAGATCCTCGAAATAATCAAGCAGCTCGAGGAGAAGTGTCCGATCGTTTCGACGTCCCCGAAGGAGGCATTTCTTCAAGTTGAGGACAGGTCAATGCGATCGCTCCTGATCCTGATCCTTGCGTGGGCTGCGGAGAGGGAGGCAGCCATGACCAAGCAGAGGACGATGGAAGGGCTCGCGACTGCCCGGGAGAAGAGCAGACACTCAGGGACGATTCCCCTCGGCTACAGGATCGATCACAATGCCAAGGACTGCCTGAGACTTGGTCACGATCCACACTCTTGTCAAGTCCACGGAGTTCTGCAGCTCGACGACAATGGGAGAGCTGCCCTCGATATGATCCGGAACTTCAAGAAGGCGAAGCCTCGGAACCTGAGGAAGCTGCTCCCCGAACTGACGTCGCGTCAGGCTTGGGCCCTCTTGTCTAACGTAAGGAAGTTTGGAGAGGGTGGTCAGAAAAAGGAGGAAGCGGCCACTATGGGCCGCTAA